The segment GGCCGCGGCGGCCCCGAAGTCGACCATGCCGGAGCGGACGAGCTCGCCCAGGCTGCGTTCCATCGTATACATGCCATCCTTGGCACCCGTTTCGAGCACATTGCGTAGCTGCCGCGTCTTGCCCTCCTTGATCAGGTTCTGGACGGCGAGTGTGTTGAGCAGGACCTCGAAGGCGGCGACCCGGCCCGGACCGCTCCGGCGCGGCAACAGTTGCTGGTAGATCACCGCCGCCAGCGTGCTGGAAAGCTGGACGCGAACCTGTTGCTGCTGGTCACCGGGGAAGACGTCCACCATCCGGTCGACGGCCTGCGCGGTGTCGTTGGTGTGCAAGGTGGCGAGCACCAGGTGCCCGGTTTCGGCAATCGTGATCGCGGCTGAGATCGTCTCGAGATCGCGCATCTCGCCGATGAGCAGCACGTCGGGCGTCTGCCGAAGGGCCGCCCGCAGGCCGTCGGCGAACGAGCGGACATCCGCGCCGACCTCCCGTTGCTCGACAATACCTCGCTGATGCCGGTACACGTACTCGATCGGGTCCTCGATGGTGATGACGTGGCAGGGTCGCGTTGCCACGATGTCGGCCACCATCGCCGCCAGCGTGGACGACTTGCCCGAACCGGTCGGACCCGTCACCAGGATCAACCCCTGGCCCAGCCGCGTCAGACCCCGCACGACCATCGGCACGCCGAGCTGGTCGAAGGTCGGAATCTGGTAGGGAATCAGTCGCAGCGCGAGGCCGACCGAGCCCCGCTGCATGAAGATGTTGATCCGAAATCGCGCCCGGCCTTGCCAGTTGAAAGAGAAGTCCAGATCACCCTGCGCCTGGAAGCGGGTCCAGCGCTCGGGCGACAGCACCTCACGGGCGATCTGCTCGATCTG is part of the Candidatus Dormiibacterota bacterium genome and harbors:
- a CDS encoding type IV pilus twitching motility protein PilT, giving the protein MIIDAYLQTLLDHSASDLILTAGAPPTMRKDGALEPIAADPMRPDQIEQIAREVLSPERWTRFQAQGDLDFSFNWQGRARFRINIFMQRGSVGLALRLIPYQIPTFDQLGVPMVVRGLTRLGQGLILVTGPTGSGKSSTLAAMVADIVATRPCHVITIEDPIEYVYRHQRGIVEQREVGADVRSFADGLRAALRQTPDVLLIGEMRDLETISAAITIAETGHLVLATLHTNDTAQAVDRMVDVFPGDQQQQVRVQLSSTLAAVIYQQLLPRRSGPGRVAAFEVLLNTLAVQNLIKEGKTRQLRNVLETGAKDGMYTMERSLGELVRSGMVDFGAAAARSQHPEELRRLAA